The DNA window TCATCAAATTCAAGAGGGTTTATTTCACACATTAAGGATAGGTGGAGACCAGAAAAAGTATGATGTATCTTCTTGTTACaatattttatgtaaaatttatgattaaaaatagTCTTTTGGAGCAGAGACTGAAATTAGTGAACAAAACAAATCCTTAATTTCAGAGAAAATATGGCATAATCATTGGATGAACTTTTATTGCTTTGACACAGGTTGATGTCAATGGCGGCTTCCCTGCTTGGGAAGCCATAAAATACCGGCCGGATATTGAGGAGAATCGGTCCAAATCCTCCGATGAGAGGCCTCTCCAGAAGGGAATCATAGAACCCAACAACGAAACAGAATCATCCTTTCAAAAATCCCTCTTACAGAAGGGTCTCAGAGTCACTGGACACGACGGCGACACCCTTTCCATCCAATGTGATGTGGTGGTTGTTGGGTCCGGTTGCGGCGGAGGCGTTGCGGCGGCGGTTCTCGCAAGTTCCGGCCAGAAAGTGGTGGTTCTCGAAAAGGGGAATTATTTTACTGCATCTGATTATTCATCTCTTGAAGGCCCTTCCCTCAATCAACTGTACGAAGCCGGTGGGATTTTCACAAGTGATGATGGGAAAATGTTGATTCTGGCAGGTTCAACCGTCGGCGGCGGCTCCGCCGTTAATTGGTCGGCGAGCATCAGAACCCCAAATCACGTTTTGCAGGAATGGGCTGAGAGCCACAAGATTCCGTTCTTTGGAACCTCTGAATATCAAATCGCAATGGATGCTGTGTGCAAGAGACTTGGGGTTTCAGAAGACTGTGATGAAGAGGGGTTTCAGAATCAAGTTCTTCgaaaagggtgtgaaaatttgGGGCTTAAAGTTGAAAAAGTACCAAGAAATTCCCCAAGCGGTCATTATTGTGGATCCTGCGGCTATGGTTGTAGAAGGGGGGAGAAACAAGGGACTGATTCTACTTGGCTCGTTGATGCTGTAAATCATGGGGCAGTGATCATAACAAATTGTAAGGCTGAGAGATTCATATTGGAAAGGAACAAAACTGGAAGTGTGAGGAAGAGCAAGTGCTTGGGAGTGCGTGCAAATGTTTGGAGTGACAACTTCACCAAGAAACTGCAAATCAAAGCCAAAGCTACCATCTCAGCTTGTGGGGCTCTTTTGACGCCGCCATTGATGATATCAAGTGGGCTGAGGAACAAACACATTGGCAGAAATCTTCATCTCCACCCTGTTTTGATGGCTTGGGGATACTTTCCAGACTCAAATTCAGAGTTCAAGGGAAAATCCTATGAGGGTGGAATAATCACATCACTCCACAAGGTTATCTCTGAAGGATCCgaatcaaattctaaaaccATCATAGAGACTCCTTTATTAGGACCAGGATCATTCTCTGTGTTGTTTCCTTGGATATCTGGACTTGACACTAAGCAAAGAATGCTCAAGTATTCGAGAATTTCCCATTTGATAACAATCGTCCGGGATTTGGGATCCGGGGCAGTAAGATCAGAGGGAAGGGTGAGCTTCAATTTGAGTGAAGAAGACAGGGAAAACCTCAAGAGGGGGTTAAGACAGTCGTTGAGGATTTTGGTAGCTGCAGGAGCTACTGAAGTTGGCACACATAGGAGTGATGGACAGAGACTTGAATGTAAAGGGATTGGGAAGGAGGAATTGGATGAGTTTTTGGATATGGTATCCGCAGAGGGAGGGCCACTATCACTGACAGAAAATTGGAACATCTATACCTCAGCTCATCAGATGGGGAGCTGCAAAATGGGGGTTTCTGAAAAAGACGGCGCTGTCAATGAAAATGGAGAGAGCTGGGAAGCTGAAGGGCTTTTTGTTTGTGATGCAAGTGTTCTTCCAACTGCTGTTGGTGTCAATCCCATGATTACTATCCAATCCACTGCTTACTGTATCTCAAACAGATTAGCAGCATTGTTACTGAAGTAGGTTCCTCAGATGTTTATTGTTTGCTTGATCATGCAGTTATATATGTCTTATCCATTTAATGTTGTTCATTCAGTCTCTTTTTTCGATTTCGTCATGAACTGTTGTTAATTCTGCTATATTATGTCTGTTGTTATAACCCAAACAAAATTTCCAAACGATTCATACAGATTCAAGCAAAGGTAGGAGAAGAAAGTGCTCCCAAATTGGTGTTCattgttttgaatttcaatctccaaggtACATGAGTTCTGTTGCTTAGGATATTGCAATTGTAAGCTAACTCTAACTTGGTATCTTCTGGAGTTGTCACGAGCACGTACAATATACACACACGGGGCAGATTTCGGGGTAGTTTCAACTGCTGCTTGAGCAGCTAATGCTTCACTAGAAacaagcattccttacaattTGAGAAAATAGGATTACCTTACACTTTACCAATCAAATTACTATGTGTCGAGGAGCCGAGCGAGAGTTTTGTCGCTTGGGACCATGTGTCGGAAATTACACTTTGTACTTTACAAGTGTGAATTGGAACAATAGGATGAATGAGATGGAGCAATTATAGTTTAGTATATGTTGACCATCCTCATCCCTTCCTTCAGGTCAGCTTTGTTAGGAACCAGACCTGTACATTCATAAATCGGTCTTAGCCATCGGAGTCGGCGTCGAGGAATGGTAGAGGAACTGTCTTAACAGCCCTGTATTTTCCAACGTTGTTTAGTTGTTCATTCTCCAATCTGCAGTATAAAATGTGTGGTTAGCAAATCAGGAAAGATTAAGCCTATAGCTCTGTTGTTGTTAGATGGTTGTACACAAGATAGGTGCTATACCTGTAGAAATTCCAATGCCCTCGTCGGATAACCTCGAGCGAAGCCAACAGGAAGTCGAGCATTTTCGACTCGACGTTTCTAATGTGCAATTTATGCAACTGTAACACTGACTCCACCCAAGCAACTCTTAGGATCACATTCAAAACCTgcaaataatttcatttatcacCTGATTTGAATAACCTTACTGTACTGAATGGAATTTATAATCTCATTTGCAGATAGAACTCACAATTGACAGGTAGTAGATGCCTTTGCTCTTCAAGATGAGTTCGTCTCGAAGCCATGGATTTCGAGATTTCGGGTTGAGAATTCCCCAGTCCTTGGCAAAATCCCAGTACAACTGATATATTGTTGCTACAAAGGAAGTGACCAAGACGATTATGAACCAGAAGTGAGTGTCTTGCCGAGAATATGTAAGCCTGGCACCGGCCGCCACCATGGCCGATGCATACTTGCCCAAGTTAGCCAAATGGTCCAAGTCATTATCATCAAACCATCTTCTTGCACACTTGATCCCGCAGAATAGAACATGAAAGATCACAGTGTCAGTTCAAGTATATCGAATTATCGATCAAAAAGCTAGTAAGAAAAACGACAGAACTTCAGAGATCACCTGCATTGCACGCCAATAGTATGGCAAAAATGAACTGAGGTAAGCCAATTCCCAGTATAATGTCCCGGATTTGCAGATCTCACCTCGACGCAT is part of the Cucurbita pepo subsp. pepo cultivar mu-cu-16 chromosome LG03, ASM280686v2, whole genome shotgun sequence genome and encodes:
- the LOC111790661 gene encoding long-chain-alcohol oxidase FAO1-like, with product MRRSECHPLLRGTRSGKFTHGFSVAEMESLATICDTILPPLPLGSSNNNGNDEIDTTDAAAIEAFYAESGSRSPIPDEVAETVAKRGLTELVILVRMVLWLLATRLGTLLLCGSLCFCRKWPYICNFSSMPLENREEALRRWCKNKVFTPIRAALASIRVLVLYTFFSRVDVNGGFPAWEAIKYRPDIEENRSKSSDERPLQKGIIEPNNETESSFQKSLLQKGLRVTGHDGDTLSIQCDVVVVGSGCGGGVAAAVLASSGQKVVVLEKGNYFTASDYSSLEGPSLNQLYEAGGIFTSDDGKMLILAGSTVGGGSAVNWSASIRTPNHVLQEWAESHKIPFFGTSEYQIAMDAVCKRLGVSEDCDEEGFQNQVLRKGCENLGLKVEKVPRNSPSGHYCGSCGYGCRRGEKQGTDSTWLVDAVNHGAVIITNCKAERFILERNKTGSVRKSKCLGVRANVWSDNFTKKLQIKAKATISACGALLTPPLMISSGLRNKHIGRNLHLHPVLMAWGYFPDSNSEFKGKSYEGGIITSLHKVISEGSESNSKTIIETPLLGPGSFSVLFPWISGLDTKQRMLKYSRISHLITIVRDLGSGAVRSEGRVSFNLSEEDRENLKRGLRQSLRILVAAGATEVGTHRSDGQRLECKGIGKEELDEFLDMVSAEGGPLSLTENWNIYTSAHQMGSCKMGVSEKDGAVNENGESWEAEGLFVCDASVLPTAVGVNPMITIQSTAYCISNRLAALLLKFKQR